The following DNA comes from Salvia splendens isolate huo1 chromosome 17, SspV2, whole genome shotgun sequence.
AAATGATTTAGTATAAGGTGATAGAGAGCAGGTAGGGTGGCGTAATTTaagtagaaataaataaatgaacttAACGTAGTATATAAGTCCACGGAGTTTGCGTTCCTATTTTCATGCTTCCCTCACGTGCCATAGGGACTGCCATTAACTGGATAATATaactcattttcattttctttttaattctacATATCCAAACAATACTCATAATATACGATTGTACTTCAACTTTAAAAAGCTGGATTAAATTTAgtgatgaaaaaatatttttgattcaaaagcaaaattatattgtttctgtttttgttGTATCAACCCACACCATCTTTAATAAATAATATCGCATGCCACACTTGTTAAATATACAACATATAACATATTAGTACCATTATTAAAGTATTAAATGAAATATTATAACAACTTAATCGGCGATCAATGTGAAGAAGACTGAAGACTTCTCCCCCCTTTTAACATGAGATTTCACTTTTTAAACACAATTTCAGTTCTCTTGACCAGAAAGGAACAAAACACATACCCCTTTTTTCAGACATTTATATATAGTTGCAATGTACACATAATTAAGATTTTGGAGAGTAATGGAAAATTAAGgaatttaattcattcattcTTGTTTTGACTCGGATGGCTCCACAAGCAAAGTGAATAATGTGGACATCTTGCATTcatacaaaatagtagtaataataaaatgaaagtgACAGAAgatgatagttttgactgagAAAAAGAAATACAGTAACGCTGATTTTGATCAATTAAACGTGGGATAAGGTTTCCCATTCAACGACATTTGCCCACCTTTATATTTACACCAATTTCATTATTCACACGTTCACAAATCCTCTTTGCATGCACTCACATATTTTATACCtcccataatttatttatctagcTAGTTTAACCAATTAATTACCAAGTTTAAAtatatgtactccctctgtctcattaTCTTCAGATCATTTTTTTTAGGTTGTCTCATTTTATCTCACTATAAAAAAAGAATAGCTAAGGACATTTTTATGCTATTAAGGACACTAATTTGTGCATCTAATTATACCACCAACGCTTCATAAAGAAATCCTTATTGTTGATGttccaattaaaattaaaggatGCAGATAGAAATGTCTTAAAAAAGCAAACATTAAGATACTTTGTCCTCAACTAGCTAtgattattttcaaaaaaaaaattcaaaacacTAGTAATTGCGTTAGAAGTTTTGTATCCTTAAAAGATACTAACAAGTTATTTGTAGTGCTAATTTTACTCTCCTACTTTATATattctcttagagcatccacaatggggagCCCTATCctccgccacatcagcattttatcctccatcccatccacctgcagtggaacgccctatagtccgccctatAATTTTAACTCctattttgtatttgttttttattttttatgtttgtaaatatatcaattagcaagaataaatataaaaacaccgcAAATTAAAGGCAAATCTTATTGTcggtatttattttttattttttatattttatgcttGCAAATAGGGAAAATCATCGGAAATCAttattgaatttagagagaaattAAGATGGGGTAGAGAGTGgagtgaaatgtgtgaaatgaagtgaaaaaattagtgatatatatagaagaaaatacaaaaaaaaaattgaaaaaaaagaaaatgtgtgcATCGTCCGGACCTATCCTCCTTACCCCCGCAATGGGGTGGAGGATAGGCGGCTGGAGGATGCAAAAAATGGTTCATCGTCCGCGGAGGATGCATAGGGCGTGGAGGAAGGAGATAGCATAGTCCGCGGAGCTACAGTGGAGGACGATGGGGTGGACGACCACTGTAGATTCTCTTACTCTTTTTGATTCTATCACaactcttctactttatttttcctcTGTCTTATTCTCACTCTACTTAACCCACTAAATATATATTCCTTAATCTACATACTGAAAAGAAATGCTCAAACATTAATGGGACGGAAAAAGTACTATAGTAGTAGcacttatttaattttatttcttctatttatgattttttttattttgaatataatttCTTCTCAATAATGTTGATCTTACCTTGGCCTTTGAGTCCCTCTTTTTAACGACCATCGATTTGTGTGCTCTCAAACCGCAGAATTTGAGCAAAACTTTCCACTTGCTTCCTCACTTTGCCTCTTCTATttgtcttctttttttctttgcaAACACTCAACTCAACACAATTTCCTAACCCTAAAGTCCTAAACATGGTTAgcttcctctcttcttctccttctcggTGTTATCATGTTTATGTTCTTCCCTCCACCAAGAACTTGTGTTCCTTGCTTGCATAACTGCAGAGAGATGTAAATTTTCACTTTGCTCATGAAAGTTTGGTGCCTTTTCATTGGGGTTTCCTTGAAAAAGCACATGTCAGTTTAGTTTTCTTAATTGAAGTTGcatattgttttcatatttgGATCTTTTTTAGCACTTAAATTTCtagggttttctttgttggaaACATATACTATGAGTTCTACTTTTCACTCGCACAAAAAGATATAAAAGGATTGAAAACTTGCAAAAGAATATGTAAATCTTTAATTCAAAACCGAGAGAATCTTCATCTTCCCCGAGTTCATTCAACAAGAAGTGGACGAcgtttatatatgtatataatgtGCATGTGATTTGATTTTGCTACCCATGTTATTTGATGCATCAGAATATGATGGGAGGTGGAAATGGAGCTCTATCAGTTCCACCAGGATTCAGATTCCATCCAACAGATGAAGAATTACTGTTTTATTACCTCAAGAAGAAGGTTTCCTTTGAACCTATCGACTTTGATGTTATTCGAGAAGTCGATCTCAACAAACTCGAGCCATGGGACCTCAAAGGTTAGCATTTCTTCCTTTACTTAATTCATTTAATATATCATGTTTAATCATAGATGATAATATTGAATATTTCCTTGCATTCTCTGATAGATTTGATTTGCTATGTAATTAAACTTGAACATGGACTTATTTTAAATGTTTATTGCTTTAATTAATCACGTTGGGGGAATAAGAACATTAGCAAGAATAATTAATTTTGccagattaattaattactaaatgATCTTGATGACTCCTAGAATGTGTAAAAGTAACAGGGAGCAAAATCAATTTATGACTTCCATGGCAAAATAAAGTGGAAAACGTCACTGGATCCCataaaatcataattattttatttccatggAGTTCGTATGGTACTAATCATATCTTAAAACTACACAAGATTAATGTGATTTAGAATTTGAATCCATCTCGGAAAATGTTGACTGAAGATTTCTCAAAAGCATCCTATGACACTTTGTGAATATGTGATGCACTATACAtctgagtttataaaattaaCAACAATGAATTCCATTAAGAAAATGATTAATTAATCTTTATAATTTGTTGGCTAGTCTTAATTATagatatgaatttttatattttatagacTTGAGTGGAAATATCCTTGTTAATATATGCATATAGGTGCAAAAAATTAACTTGATTTTAAATAAATGGATTGGCAGAGAAATGTAGGATCGGGTCGGGTCCCCAAAACGAATGGTACTTGTTCAGCCATAAGGACAAAAAGTACCCGACCGGGACACGTACGAACCGCGCTACAGCCGCCGGTTTCTGGAAGGCCACCGGCAGAGACAAGCCAATCCACATGACCAGTTCAGCCAGATCGGTCGGGATGAggaaaaccctagtcttctacaCGGGCCGGGCCCCTCACGGCCACAAGACCGATTGGATCATGCACGAATACCGTCTACACGACCACACCACTCCTCACCAAATCCAAGTATG
Coding sequences within:
- the LOC121774630 gene encoding protein SOMBRERO-like → MGGGNGALSVPPGFRFHPTDEELLFYYLKKKVSFEPIDFDVIREVDLNKLEPWDLKEKCRIGSGPQNEWYLFSHKDKKYPTGTRTNRATAAGFWKATGRDKPIHMTSSARSVGMRKTLVFYTGRAPHGHKTDWIMHEYRLHDHTTPHQIQEDGWVICRVFKKKNLTRGRGFHPDPDQVEHEEPMVPFHSDAVNGCTLQQHTHNLTFNNSMHLPQLFSPEQAAAPSSFAPSGPGGPSFIQQPSDWSFLDKLLNTDHISKAQHFGHVADMVPVSHRVSFPYHGLEHDFSKFPK